A region from the Desulfonatronum thioautotrophicum genome encodes:
- a CDS encoding PEP-CTERM sorting domain-containing protein: protein MKRLIALFLAAVFLSGMLMVGSAHALTIKIGGNQFLIDGYSYADLQTGQLRGVFSVAEIKQWDEVNNVFAANPYWKKGQDDEYLNIRFGGLDTRLATTGPGSFGYLEGGWAQIWLASGTDPFEADLANIGTGYNIGEFATNMQSGQLWLDLEFAPGGVLDYQIADGGTYNPPAIASDTMQILSGGTAFNVTTSYLNVIGGSKAGTFDSDFFFDKYDIFLEGSNFASTHPGGWNFSAQSQSGQVVAVPEPGTILLLGAGLLGLAGVVRMRRRNS from the coding sequence ATGAAACGTTTAATCGCATTGTTTTTGGCGGCAGTTTTCCTGAGTGGGATGCTGATGGTTGGGAGCGCTCATGCACTCACAATCAAAATTGGTGGCAATCAATTTCTCATTGATGGCTATTCTTATGCTGATCTACAAACAGGTCAGCTTCGGGGGGTTTTTTCCGTTGCTGAAATCAAGCAATGGGACGAGGTGAATAATGTATTCGCTGCAAATCCTTATTGGAAAAAAGGGCAAGACGATGAATACTTGAATATCAGATTTGGTGGGCTGGATACTAGATTAGCCACAACTGGTCCAGGTAGTTTTGGTTATCTGGAGGGAGGTTGGGCTCAGATTTGGTTAGCTTCCGGAACAGATCCTTTTGAAGCTGATCTTGCTAATATTGGCACCGGCTATAATATTGGAGAATTTGCTACGAACATGCAATCAGGCCAGTTATGGCTCGATCTAGAATTTGCTCCAGGCGGTGTGCTGGATTATCAGATCGCAGATGGTGGGACTTATAACCCTCCTGCAATTGCATCGGATACTATGCAAATTTTAAGTGGTGGAACTGCTTTTAATGTTACTACCTCTTACCTGAATGTTATTGGTGGATCCAAAGCTGGTACTTTTGATTCTGATTTTTTCTTTGATAAATATGATATCTTTCTTGAAGGGTCAAACTTTGCGTCTACTCATCCTGGTGGGTGGAACTTTTCAGCGCAGAGTCAGTCCGGTCAGGTTGTAGCTGTGCCTGAGCCCGGTACCATTCTGTTGCTTGGTGCTGGACTTCTTGGATTGGCTGGTGTTGTCAGAATGCGACGCCGTAACTCTTAA
- a CDS encoding glycosyltransferase, producing MSWVVFLIGVLAVVASGLPVLLARRFLRDIREDLGRNPDRGYRPRVTLIVPCKGLDPDFNVNIRAFFAQDYPDLELILVTATRDDPAHEALEKMIHAHPQVRARLLVAGIATGRGQKINNQLKAVAEVEADTDVLVFMDSDARPKPAFVRHLVQPLENKQTGLATGFRWYMPVTGGLWSVLRSAWNGGGVVFLTDPQANYAWGGAMAIRKETFETCRVADRWQNALSDDMTITNAVRSRGLGIRFVPHCLVTTHEDCTFAQMLEWTNRQTIIAKVYHPALWWKIALAHCVGNVILLLGMVLLLGYLLDWIADPLILLSSLLMLAIIPMEMLNGLVLLPAVLAMLPEHRRKLVRLFPAYCLLAPLASILALVNTISSFFTNRITWRGVTYEMRSPTETIVIQEQS from the coding sequence GTGAGCTGGGTAGTTTTTCTGATCGGGGTTTTAGCGGTGGTTGCTTCGGGTCTGCCGGTCTTGCTGGCAAGGCGGTTTCTGCGGGATATCCGGGAAGATCTGGGGCGGAATCCGGATCGAGGGTATCGGCCCAGGGTTACCCTGATCGTGCCGTGCAAGGGGCTGGACCCGGATTTCAATGTGAACATCCGGGCTTTTTTTGCTCAGGACTATCCGGATCTGGAACTGATCCTGGTCACGGCGACGCGTGATGATCCGGCCCATGAAGCTCTCGAAAAAATGATTCATGCCCACCCTCAGGTCCGGGCCCGGCTCCTGGTCGCGGGCATTGCAACGGGTCGCGGGCAGAAGATCAACAATCAGCTCAAGGCCGTGGCCGAGGTGGAGGCGGATACGGATGTCCTCGTGTTCATGGATTCAGACGCCCGGCCCAAGCCCGCCTTCGTTCGCCATCTGGTCCAACCCCTGGAAAACAAACAGACCGGCTTGGCCACGGGCTTCCGCTGGTACATGCCGGTTACGGGCGGGTTGTGGTCCGTTCTGCGGTCGGCCTGGAACGGCGGAGGCGTTGTCTTTCTCACGGACCCCCAGGCCAACTATGCCTGGGGCGGGGCCATGGCCATCCGTAAAGAGACATTCGAGACGTGCAGGGTTGCGGACCGTTGGCAAAATGCCTTATCCGACGACATGACCATTACCAATGCGGTGCGGAGCCGGGGACTGGGCATCCGTTTCGTGCCCCACTGCCTGGTGACCACCCACGAGGACTGCACCTTTGCCCAGATGCTGGAGTGGACCAACCGCCAGACCATTATCGCCAAGGTCTATCACCCGGCCTTGTGGTGGAAGATTGCCCTGGCTCACTGCGTGGGCAACGTCATCCTGCTGCTCGGGATGGTCTTGCTCCTTGGCTATCTCCTGGACTGGATAGCCGACCCGCTGATCCTGCTCTCCTCGCTGCTGATGCTGGCGATCATCCCCATGGAAATGCTCAACGGCCTGGTCCTGCTGCCTGCCGTTCTGGCGATGCTTCCGGAACACCGCCGGAAGCTTGTACGGCTTTTTCCGGCCTATTGCCTCCTGGCCCCCCTGGCTTCGATCCTGGCCCTGGTGAATACCATCTCTTCCTTTTTCACCAACAGGATTACCTGGCGGGGCGTGACCTATGAAATGCGATCTCCCACGGAAACCATCGTCATTCAGGAACAGTCATGA
- a CDS encoding FAD-binding oxidoreductase — translation MKPDFGLAFNEWTSLLGPARARRDEETIDRYARSTLPEGTTPKGVLYPSSTGEVQAIVTIARQAGISLYPISRGKNWGYGDACAVTHGQVILDLSGMNRILEVNRELAYAVIEPGVTQQQLYDYLQEQDIPLWFDCTGSGPEASIVGNTLERGFGHTPYGDHFLYSCGMEVVLGDGRLLKTGYGHYQEAKAAHVFKWALGPYLDGLFTQSNLGIVTKLGIWLIPKPECFTMFFLSMPDEDDLSRMVDALRPLKLRGQVKSLVHIGNDLRIISSFQRYPWQEAQGKTPLPDALRRGLRQKGGFGAWNISGAVYGSRQEIRVLRGEIRRALGGLGRVRFVGPRAQRLAKWLWEFLRRRGWKPELQTTLGTLVKVGGLLQGQPTDAFLYGTLWRMRAAEDPGSLDPLDNNVGLMWISPIMPMTGAAAQDLVQRITPIFTRFGFEPLITVSLITERAMVAVTTIAYDRSSPEETDRARQCYETLFLEIMRAGYAPYRASIASMAHLAEGSEVFWDVVHELKQTLDPGMVLARGRYDPVGVRKSSQ, via the coding sequence ATGAAACCGGATTTTGGCCTTGCCTTCAACGAATGGACAAGCCTGCTGGGACCGGCACGGGCTCGGCGCGACGAGGAGACGATAGATCGGTATGCACGCAGCACCCTACCCGAGGGCACCACGCCTAAAGGAGTGCTGTACCCTTCTTCCACCGGCGAAGTGCAAGCCATCGTGACCATTGCCCGCCAGGCGGGCATCAGCCTGTACCCCATCAGCCGGGGCAAGAATTGGGGCTACGGCGATGCCTGCGCCGTGACCCACGGCCAGGTGATCCTGGATCTGTCCGGGATGAACCGTATCCTGGAAGTGAATCGGGAATTGGCCTACGCGGTCATCGAGCCCGGAGTGACTCAGCAACAGCTTTACGATTACCTCCAGGAACAGGATATTCCGCTGTGGTTCGACTGCACCGGGTCAGGACCGGAAGCCAGCATTGTGGGCAACACCCTGGAGCGGGGTTTCGGGCATACTCCCTATGGGGACCACTTTCTTTACTCCTGCGGCATGGAAGTCGTGCTGGGCGACGGGCGGCTGCTGAAGACGGGGTATGGCCACTACCAGGAGGCCAAGGCCGCCCATGTGTTCAAGTGGGCCTTGGGGCCGTATCTGGACGGTTTGTTCACCCAGTCCAATCTGGGGATCGTCACAAAGCTGGGCATCTGGCTGATACCCAAGCCGGAGTGCTTTACCATGTTCTTCCTGTCCATGCCCGATGAGGATGATTTGTCGCGGATGGTGGATGCCCTGCGGCCGCTGAAACTGCGAGGGCAGGTCAAGAGTCTGGTGCATATCGGCAACGATCTGCGGATTATTTCCTCGTTCCAACGCTATCCCTGGCAGGAGGCCCAGGGCAAGACACCCTTGCCGGACGCCCTGCGCCGGGGGTTGCGGCAGAAAGGCGGGTTCGGTGCCTGGAACATCAGCGGGGCGGTTTATGGTTCCAGGCAGGAGATCCGGGTGCTGCGTGGAGAGATTCGCAGGGCGCTTGGGGGATTGGGCCGGGTGCGCTTTGTCGGCCCCAGAGCCCAGCGGCTGGCAAAATGGCTCTGGGAGTTCCTGCGCCGCAGGGGCTGGAAGCCCGAGCTGCAAACCACGCTGGGCACACTGGTCAAGGTGGGCGGCCTGCTCCAGGGGCAGCCCACGGACGCCTTTCTCTACGGCACGCTGTGGCGCATGAGAGCAGCTGAAGATCCGGGGTCCCTGGACCCGCTGGACAACAACGTCGGGTTGATGTGGATCTCCCCGATCATGCCCATGACCGGGGCCGCGGCCCAGGACCTGGTGCAGCGGATCACCCCGATTTTTACGCGCTTCGGGTTCGAGCCGCTGATCACCGTGTCCCTGATCACGGAACGGGCCATGGTCGCCGTGACCACCATTGCCTATGACCGGAGCAGTCCGGAAGAAACGGACAGGGCCCGGCAGTGCTACGAGACCTTGTTCCTGGAGATCATGCGTGCGGGATATGCGCCGTATCGGGCATCCATCGCCTCCATGGCCCACTTGGCCGAGGGCTCGGAGGTTTTCTGGGATGTGGTCCACGAATTGAAGCAGACCCTGGACCCGGGCATGGTTCTGGCCCGGGGCCGCTATGACCCCGTCGGGGTCCGAAAATCCTCACAGTGA
- a CDS encoding efflux RND transporter permease subunit, which translates to MAPALQWIVRFAVRNPMAALVLSVLVGSFFLFQIPRIQTIDNVDYFIVDDDPDFAYYQEIRSFFGEDEFFVVAFSQPDVFTRQNLELLQELTEYFQRHAGIRDVRSLASVDYVDGAQEYFDVRPFLETIPDTPATLSVLREQALSTPLYLDNLLSRDGRTAAVIVFPYEFPDDAGFRKRLLQEAAELLGRLERDDLQFHLAGNTVSNVHLSQAVQRDLAVFIPLTYLLVALVMMGVFRSIQLTILGMVSISVCVGSTIGFMALLEIPMHNLTSVIPSLAMALALADTVHIFSRLEAKAVRAFQSWPEALEDILGRLVMPCFLTSLTTAVGFLSLSVSDIQPIREFAYVAAMGMVFKFFFSFLFLAPLLALRKPAAIFRDKHEYRRMSRVLTWISALVRRHYVWVNLVFLAVLVASIGFSSRIQVETNLVEYFKQGSTLRKDLDFVQQNLSGVAILDLSLRGKEIEAFAAPEHLQLLDRIQSFLLTLDGVDATLSFADFVKDMHKSFHDEDPEYHVIPDDANLIAQYLLLYDSSDIDDYITPTFDHARIMVRLSETSSAKQAELIQAVQEFLDHQEAGGIAVRITGNVVQQVNVIQALVRGLFASLAIAVVVIGAVMLFALGSVKIGLLSLIPNLFPLVMTFGFMGLLGIPLDTSTALIAVVALGIAVDDTIHFLTEYNSQRSMNRPVSEALHQAILLKGMPIIATSIILAIGFGVLVFSSFIPTIYFGLLSIGVMLTALVGDLFLLPAVMLLRNGAERG; encoded by the coding sequence ATGGCCCCAGCCCTTCAGTGGATAGTCCGCTTTGCCGTGCGCAACCCCATGGCGGCGCTTGTCCTGAGCGTCCTCGTGGGGTCGTTTTTTTTGTTCCAGATCCCTCGCATCCAGACCATCGACAACGTCGACTACTTCATCGTCGATGATGACCCTGATTTTGCGTATTATCAGGAAATCCGCTCCTTCTTTGGTGAGGATGAGTTTTTCGTCGTTGCCTTCAGCCAGCCGGATGTCTTTACCCGGCAAAATCTGGAGCTGCTTCAGGAATTGACGGAGTATTTCCAGCGGCATGCGGGGATTCGGGACGTGCGTAGCCTAGCCAGCGTCGATTATGTGGACGGGGCCCAGGAATATTTCGATGTCCGGCCCTTTCTGGAAACCATCCCGGATACCCCGGCCACATTGAGCGTCTTGCGCGAACAGGCCCTGTCCACGCCGCTCTATCTGGACAACCTGCTTTCCCGGGACGGTAGGACGGCCGCGGTCATCGTCTTTCCGTATGAATTTCCGGACGATGCCGGATTCCGGAAACGGCTGCTCCAGGAGGCTGCCGAGCTGCTGGGGCGCCTTGAACGGGATGACCTGCAATTCCACCTGGCCGGCAACACCGTATCCAATGTGCATCTCAGCCAGGCCGTGCAGCGGGATCTGGCCGTTTTCATCCCCCTGACCTATCTGTTGGTGGCTCTGGTGATGATGGGTGTTTTCCGCAGCATCCAGTTGACCATCCTGGGCATGGTCAGCATCTCCGTCTGTGTGGGGAGCACCATCGGTTTCATGGCACTGCTGGAAATCCCGATGCACAACCTGACCTCGGTCATCCCCTCCCTGGCCATGGCCCTGGCCCTGGCCGACACGGTGCACATTTTTTCCCGCCTTGAGGCCAAGGCCGTGCGCGCTTTCCAGAGCTGGCCGGAGGCCCTGGAAGATATTTTGGGCAGGCTGGTCATGCCTTGTTTTCTGACCTCGCTGACCACGGCCGTCGGTTTCCTCTCGCTGTCCGTCAGCGACATCCAGCCGATCCGGGAGTTTGCCTACGTTGCAGCCATGGGCATGGTTTTCAAGTTCTTCTTTTCCTTTCTTTTTCTTGCCCCGCTCCTGGCGTTGCGCAAGCCCGCGGCAATTTTTCGGGACAAGCATGAATACCGGAGAATGTCCCGTGTCCTGACGTGGATCAGTGCCTTGGTTCGACGGCACTATGTGTGGGTCAATCTGGTTTTCCTGGCCGTCCTTGTGGCCAGCATCGGCTTTTCCAGCCGGATTCAGGTGGAAACCAATCTTGTGGAGTACTTCAAGCAGGGGAGCACCCTGCGCAAGGACCTGGATTTTGTGCAGCAGAACCTGAGCGGCGTGGCCATCCTGGATCTCTCCCTGCGCGGGAAGGAAATCGAGGCATTCGCCGCGCCGGAACATCTGCAATTGCTGGACAGAATCCAGTCCTTTCTGCTCACCCTGGATGGGGTGGACGCCACGCTCTCCTTTGCGGACTTCGTCAAGGACATGCACAAGTCTTTTCATGATGAAGACCCTGAATACCACGTCATCCCGGATGACGCGAACCTCATCGCCCAGTATCTTCTGCTCTACGACTCCAGCGATATTGATGATTATATCACCCCGACCTTCGACCATGCCCGGATCATGGTTCGGCTCTCGGAAACCAGTTCGGCCAAGCAGGCGGAGCTGATCCAGGCTGTCCAGGAATTTCTGGACCACCAGGAAGCCGGGGGGATTGCGGTGCGCATCACCGGAAACGTTGTGCAGCAGGTCAATGTGATTCAGGCTCTGGTCCGCGGTCTTTTCGCCAGCCTGGCCATTGCCGTGGTGGTCATCGGTGCGGTCATGCTTTTTGCTCTGGGTTCGGTGAAGATCGGGCTGCTCAGCCTGATCCCGAACCTCTTTCCACTGGTGATGACCTTCGGGTTCATGGGCCTGCTGGGCATTCCCCTGGATACTTCCACGGCCCTGATTGCCGTGGTGGCCCTGGGCATTGCCGTGGACGACACGATCCACTTCTTGACCGAGTACAATTCGCAACGGTCCATGAACCGCCCCGTGAGTGAGGCATTGCACCAGGCCATCCTGCTCAAGGGGATGCCGATCATCGCCACGTCCATTATCCTGGCCATCGGTTTCGGTGTCCTGGTCTTCAGCAGCTTCATCCCCACCATCTATTTTGGTCTGTTGAGTATCGGGGTGATGCTCACCGCATTGGTGGGCGACTTGTTTCTGCTGCCTGCTGTCATGTTGTTGCGCAACGGGGCGGAGCGGGGCTGA